TGCGCGGCCACCAGCGGAAGGGGTGACGCCGCCTGGCGCAGCCGGTGCTCGGGTCAACCGAGGCCGGGCAGCGGCCGCCGGGTCACCTGGTGGGCGTCGTCCGGAGGTACTCCCAGCATGCGCAGGACCATTTCGGCCAGGTCCGAGGCGGCCTCGTCCCCGTCGAGGTCGGGGCGCGCCAGCCGCAGCGCCACGAGGGACATCAGGGTGCCGCCCAGGGCTGACAGGGCGGTGGTCGCGTTGCGGCAGGTGAAGCGGCCCGAGGCGATGCCGTTCTCCAGGTCGCGCAGGGCTCGCGGGGCGAGTCCGCGCTCGGAGTGGATGTAGGCCAGCCCGCGGTCCCGCAGGATCCGCATGAGTTCAGGGTGGGAGTCGGCCATGCGGGCGGTGAGCCGGAAGCCCGCCGCGACGAGTTCGGCCGGGTCCTCGATCCCTTCGACACGCTCGTCGATGGCCTGACCGAACTCGTCCAGGGCGTCCGTCACCGCGGCGTCGAACAGCTCCGTCTTGGACTCGAAGTGGTTGTAGAAGGAGCCGAAACCGACGTCCGCGCGCTCGGCGATGGCCTGGATGCTGGCGCTGGTGTCCCCGGTCTCCGCGAGGATCTGCCGGGCCGCGCGGACGAGCGCCTGACGGGTCTCGGCTCGGCGTCGCTCGAAGCGGTTCTTGGGCGGGGCTGACGTCGGCATACGGCGAGTGTAACAACCGTCGCGATGAGTCTGCCATTACTGATGAGATTGTCAATTATTCGAGTCCACCCTATTGACGATGGGTAACGGCAAAGTTGATGATTTCCTCATTACAGCAGTGTTGCTTGGAGGGCACCATGTCCCACACCCCCGTTAACAGGGCCGATCCCCAGACGCCCCACCAAGACCTCCACAGTGAGCAGGGCGCCCTGCGCGGAGAGCACCCAGGACGTTCCCGGAATCCCGTGATCAAGGTGGCGGATCTGGCCTGGCTCGAGTTCGAGAAGCCGGACCTGGACCGGGCCGAGGTCTTCGCGCGTGACTTCGGGTTCGCGGTCGCCGCCCGCACCGAGGGGGAGTTGTGGCTGCGCGGTACGTTCGCGGGCTCACCCTGCATGGTCATCCGGAGGGGGCGTGCGTCCCGGTTCATCGGGCCGGCGTTCCGCGCGGCCGAGCGGGCCGACCTGGACCGGCTGGCCCGCGCCACCGGCAGTACCGTCCGGGACATCGGCGTACCGGGCGGTGGGCAGTCGGTCGCCCTGCTCGATCCCTCGGGCCTGCCGGTCCGGGTCGTGCACTGTGCCGAGCAGCTTCCCGCGTTGCCCGAGCAGGAGCCGCTGATCCTCAACTTCGGTACAGATCACCGTCGTACGAACGCCACCCAGCGCCCGCCCCGTGAGCCCTCCCGTATCCAGCGGCTGGGCCATGTGGTACTGGAAACCCGGGTGTTCGCCCGCACCCTGGACTGGTATCTGGACACCCTCGGGATGATCGTGTCCGACTTCCTGTTCCTGGACGGGCAGCGCGGGCGCGGGCCGACGATG
This portion of the Streptomyces mirabilis genome encodes:
- a CDS encoding VOC family protein, with protein sequence MSHTPVNRADPQTPHQDLHSEQGALRGEHPGRSRNPVIKVADLAWLEFEKPDLDRAEVFARDFGFAVAARTEGELWLRGTFAGSPCMVIRRGRASRFIGPAFRAAERADLDRLARATGSTVRDIGVPGGGQSVALLDPSGLPVRVVHCAEQLPALPEQEPLILNFGTDHRRTNATQRPPREPSRIQRLGHVVLETRVFARTLDWYLDTLGMIVSDFLFLDGQRGRGPTMAFIRCDQGSMAVDHHTLALHLGPGTGYVHSAYQVTDLDAIAVGGEYLAERGYKRSWGIGRHIQGSQLFDYWRDPDHFMLEHFADGDLFSCDLEPGWAPMSASGLAQWGPPVTRDFLGANPSPAKLREVMTALRGDNELDPARLLGLMKAMSS
- a CDS encoding TetR/AcrR family transcriptional regulator, whose translation is MPTSAPPKNRFERRRAETRQALVRAARQILAETGDTSASIQAIAERADVGFGSFYNHFESKTELFDAAVTDALDEFGQAIDERVEGIEDPAELVAAGFRLTARMADSHPELMRILRDRGLAYIHSERGLAPRALRDLENGIASGRFTCRNATTALSALGGTLMSLVALRLARPDLDGDEAASDLAEMVLRMLGVPPDDAHQVTRRPLPGLG